A DNA window from Zingiber officinale cultivar Zhangliang chromosome 3A, Zo_v1.1, whole genome shotgun sequence contains the following coding sequences:
- the LOC122051725 gene encoding receptor-like serine/threonine-protein kinase SD1-8 isoform X1, with product METRIAPFCSFLFFVTTLCSRSTARDTLTLSTPLLDADGATLISDGGRFALGFFSPLGSSNRYIGIWYHNINHNQTVVWVANRKHAITDRSGRLSLTGDRGLTVTDGNSIAVWSSHSATVLKSPVAQLLDSGNFVVSNGSSVAWQSFEFPTDTYIPSMKIGWDLTTGRSYNLTAWTSESDPAPSGYTMSIDQSGDPQLVITDGPRRHWRGGPWNGNRFSGAEGMQRDRAVGIGFNYTTNPHQVFFSLYLIDTSIIDRLVISTSGTLQHYMWIQDRQIWTFLGFVPRDECDSVARCGPNGVCHPDGSTMCTCLPGFASRNNSVELDGCVRITALDCVNGTDGFVNQSSVKLPDTSTAMVDWSMVSLEECRVRCLRNCSCTGYAQANVSDSGSGCVLWWTNLLDIKYYNGGTGQDLFVRVAAADLPSTGAKPGHRSPMVAVIVAPALAIILLAFIVYWICWRKKKHDIYFDDDAQEEDLDLPIYDLYTIAEATNNFSESNKLGQGGYGPVYKGKLMDGQEIAVKRLSMTSTQGAHEFKNEVTVIAKLQHRNLVRLLGCCIEARERMLIYEFMPNGSLDALLFDKAKSGLLDWKTRYNIIVGIARGLLYLHHDSRLRIIHRDMKASNILLDEHMDPKISDFGMARTFRGDDIEANTMRIVGTYGYMSPEYAMNGMFSIKSDVFSFGILILEIISGRRNRGVYNSPFHMNLLSDVWNLWEDGEALKLVDESIAHSFVATEVLSCIKCGLLCVQEQPMDRPMMNTILKMLDTDVSLLPEPSPSRFINLRDPLESDSSTTIKSKTL from the exons ATGGAAACAAGGATTGCACCGTTctgctccttcctcttcttcgttACAACTCTCTGCTCCCGCTCCACTGCAAGAGACACCCTGACTCTCTCTACTCCTCTCCTTGACGCCGACGGAGCGACCTTGATCTCCGACGGCGGTAGATTCGCACTTGGATTTTTCAGCCCCCTTGGCTCCAGCAACCGCTACATCGGCATATGGTACCACAACATCAACCACAACCaaaccgtggtatgggttgccaACCGCAAACATGCTATCACCGACCGGTCCGGCCGTCTCTCTCTAACCGGCGACCGAGGACTCACTGTCACCGATGGAAACTCAATTGCTGTTTGGTCCTCCCACTCGGCGACGGTTCTCAAGAGCCCCGTCGCACAACTCCTCGATTCCGGAAACTTCGTGGTCAGCAACGGCAGCTCTGTGGCGTGGCAGAGCTTCGAGTTTCCGACGGACACGTATATCCCGAGTATGAAGATAGGGTGGGACCTGACGACCGGGCGCAGCTACAATCTGACGGCATGGACGAGCGAGAGCGACCCGGCGCCGAGTGGCTACACGATGAGCATCGACCAGAGCGGCGATCCGCAGTTGGTTATAACTGACGGGCCGCGACGGCACTGGCGGGGCGGCCCGTGGAACGGCAACCGGTTCAGCGGCGCCGAGGGCATGCAACGCGACCGCGCCGTCGGCATCGGATTCAACTACACGACCAATCCCCACCAAGTCTTCTTCTCCTTGTACCTGATCGACACATCGATCATCGATAGGCTTGTGATCAGCACCTCCGGCACCTTGCAGCACTACATGTGGATCCAAGACCGGCAGATATGGACGTTCCTGGGGTTCGTGCCGCGGGACGAGTGCGACAGCGTGGCCCGATGCGGCCCCAACGGCGTCTGCCATCCGGACGGGTCGACGATGTGCACGTGCCTCCCGGGCTTCGCCAGTCGGAATAACAGCGTAGAATTGGACGGCTGCGTGAGGATCACGGCGTTGGACTGCGTCAACGGAACGGATGGGTTCGTGAATCAGAGCAGCGTGAAGCTTCCTGACACGTCGACAGCGATGGTGGACTGGAGCATGGTGAGCCTGGAGGAGTGCAGAGTTCGCTGCTTGAGGAATTGTTCCTGCACCGGCTACGCGCAGGCCAACGTCAGCGACAGTGGCAGCGGATGCGTGCTCTGGTGGACCAATCTACTGGATATCAAGTACTACAACGGCGGAACAGGGCAGGATCTCTTCGTCAGAGTAGCAGCAGCCGATCTCCCAA GCACAGGGGCAAAGCCTGGTCATCGGAGTCCTATGGTCGCCGTCATTGTGGCCCCTGCTTTGGCTATTATTCTACTGGCATTCATTGTTTATTGGATTTGCTGGAGGAAGAAGAAAC ATGACATTTATTTTGATGATGACGCTCAAGAAGAGGATTTGGACCTACCAATATACGATCTATACACCATTGCAGAAGCCACCAACAACTTCTCAGAAAGCAACAAGCTTGGGCAGGGAGGTTACGGACCAGTATACAAA GGTAAGCTTATGGATGGACAAGAGATAGCTGTGAAGAGGCTATCGATGACATCGACTCAGGGTGCCCATGAGTTCAAGAACGAAGTAACGGTGATTGCTAAGTTACAACATCGAAACCTTGTTCGACTTCTCGGATGTTGCATCGAAGCAAGGGAAAGGATGTTGATCTACGAGTTCATGCCTAATGGAAGCCTGGATGCCCTTCTATTTG ATAAAGCAAAAAGTGGATTGCTGGATTGGAAAACCCGATACAACATCATAGTTGGGATCGCTCGAGGATTGTTGTATTTGCACCATGACTCTCGGCTAAGAATCATCCATCGAGATATGAAAGCTAGTAATATTCTTCTCGACGAGCATATGGATCCTAAAATATCAGACTTTGGAATGGCGAGAACATTTAGAGGCGACGATATAGAAGCAAATACAATGAGAATTGTTGGAACCTA TGGATATATGTCACCTGAGTATGCTATGAACGGGATGTTCTCAATAAAATCTGACGTATTTAGTTTTGGTATATTGATACTTGAAATCATAAGCGGTAGAAGGAATAGAGGTGTTTATAATTCTCCATTCCACATGAATCTTCTTAGCGAT GTATGGAACTTGTGGGAAGATGGTGAAGCATTGAAGCTTGTCGACGAATCAATTGCACATTCATTTGTAGCAACCGAGGTATTGAGTTGTATAAAATGTGGACTCTTATGTGTTCAAGAGCAACCGATGGACAGACCAATGATGAATACAATATTGAAAATGCTAGATACTGATGTTTCTCTTTTGCCGGAACCAAGTCCATCCAGATTTATAAATTTAAGAGACCCTTTGGAGTCTGATTCCTCAACAACAATCAAATCAAAGACACTATAA
- the LOC122051725 gene encoding receptor-like serine/threonine-protein kinase SD1-8 isoform X2, with product METRIAPFCSFLFFVTTLCSRSTARDTLTLSTPLLDADGATLISDGGRFALGFFSPLGSSNRYIGIWYHNINHNQTVVWVANRKHAITDRSGRLSLTGDRGLTVTDGNSIAVWSSHSATVLKSPVAQLLDSGNFVVSNGSSVAWQSFEFPTDTYIPSMKIGWDLTTGRSYNLTAWTSESDPAPSGYTMSIDQSGDPQLVITDGPRRHWRGGPWNGNRFSGAEGMQRDRAVGIGFNYTTNPHQVFFSLYLIDTSIIDRLVISTSGTLQHYMWIQDRQIWTFLGFVPRDECDSVARCGPNGVCHPDGSTMCTCLPGFASRNNSVELDGCVRITALDCVNGTDGFVNQSSVKLPDTSTAMVDWSMVSLEECRVRCLRNCSCTGYAQANVSDSGSGCVLWWTNLLDIKYYNGGTGQDLFVRVAAADLPSTGAKPGHRSPMVAVIVAPALAIILLAFIVYWICWRKKKHDIYFDDDAQEEDLDLPIYDLYTIAEATNNFSESNKLGQGGYGPVYKGKLMDGQEIAVKRLSMTSTQGAHEFKNEVTVIAKLQHRNLVRLLGCCIEARERMLIYEFMPNGSLDALLFDKAKSGLLDWKTRYNIIVGIARGLLYLHHDSRLRIIHRDMKASNILLDEHMDPKISDFGMARTFRGDDIEANTMRIVGT from the exons ATGGAAACAAGGATTGCACCGTTctgctccttcctcttcttcgttACAACTCTCTGCTCCCGCTCCACTGCAAGAGACACCCTGACTCTCTCTACTCCTCTCCTTGACGCCGACGGAGCGACCTTGATCTCCGACGGCGGTAGATTCGCACTTGGATTTTTCAGCCCCCTTGGCTCCAGCAACCGCTACATCGGCATATGGTACCACAACATCAACCACAACCaaaccgtggtatgggttgccaACCGCAAACATGCTATCACCGACCGGTCCGGCCGTCTCTCTCTAACCGGCGACCGAGGACTCACTGTCACCGATGGAAACTCAATTGCTGTTTGGTCCTCCCACTCGGCGACGGTTCTCAAGAGCCCCGTCGCACAACTCCTCGATTCCGGAAACTTCGTGGTCAGCAACGGCAGCTCTGTGGCGTGGCAGAGCTTCGAGTTTCCGACGGACACGTATATCCCGAGTATGAAGATAGGGTGGGACCTGACGACCGGGCGCAGCTACAATCTGACGGCATGGACGAGCGAGAGCGACCCGGCGCCGAGTGGCTACACGATGAGCATCGACCAGAGCGGCGATCCGCAGTTGGTTATAACTGACGGGCCGCGACGGCACTGGCGGGGCGGCCCGTGGAACGGCAACCGGTTCAGCGGCGCCGAGGGCATGCAACGCGACCGCGCCGTCGGCATCGGATTCAACTACACGACCAATCCCCACCAAGTCTTCTTCTCCTTGTACCTGATCGACACATCGATCATCGATAGGCTTGTGATCAGCACCTCCGGCACCTTGCAGCACTACATGTGGATCCAAGACCGGCAGATATGGACGTTCCTGGGGTTCGTGCCGCGGGACGAGTGCGACAGCGTGGCCCGATGCGGCCCCAACGGCGTCTGCCATCCGGACGGGTCGACGATGTGCACGTGCCTCCCGGGCTTCGCCAGTCGGAATAACAGCGTAGAATTGGACGGCTGCGTGAGGATCACGGCGTTGGACTGCGTCAACGGAACGGATGGGTTCGTGAATCAGAGCAGCGTGAAGCTTCCTGACACGTCGACAGCGATGGTGGACTGGAGCATGGTGAGCCTGGAGGAGTGCAGAGTTCGCTGCTTGAGGAATTGTTCCTGCACCGGCTACGCGCAGGCCAACGTCAGCGACAGTGGCAGCGGATGCGTGCTCTGGTGGACCAATCTACTGGATATCAAGTACTACAACGGCGGAACAGGGCAGGATCTCTTCGTCAGAGTAGCAGCAGCCGATCTCCCAA GCACAGGGGCAAAGCCTGGTCATCGGAGTCCTATGGTCGCCGTCATTGTGGCCCCTGCTTTGGCTATTATTCTACTGGCATTCATTGTTTATTGGATTTGCTGGAGGAAGAAGAAAC ATGACATTTATTTTGATGATGACGCTCAAGAAGAGGATTTGGACCTACCAATATACGATCTATACACCATTGCAGAAGCCACCAACAACTTCTCAGAAAGCAACAAGCTTGGGCAGGGAGGTTACGGACCAGTATACAAA GGTAAGCTTATGGATGGACAAGAGATAGCTGTGAAGAGGCTATCGATGACATCGACTCAGGGTGCCCATGAGTTCAAGAACGAAGTAACGGTGATTGCTAAGTTACAACATCGAAACCTTGTTCGACTTCTCGGATGTTGCATCGAAGCAAGGGAAAGGATGTTGATCTACGAGTTCATGCCTAATGGAAGCCTGGATGCCCTTCTATTTG ATAAAGCAAAAAGTGGATTGCTGGATTGGAAAACCCGATACAACATCATAGTTGGGATCGCTCGAGGATTGTTGTATTTGCACCATGACTCTCGGCTAAGAATCATCCATCGAGATATGAAAGCTAGTAATATTCTTCTCGACGAGCATATGGATCCTAAAATATCAGACTTTGGAATGGCGAGAACATTTAGAGGCGACGATATAGAAGCAAATACAATGAGAATTGTTGGAACCTA G